In a single window of the Streptomyces sp. NBC_00353 genome:
- a CDS encoding glycoside hydrolase family 15 protein codes for MDERYPPIAEHGLVGDLQTAALVSSRGVIDWFAAPRFDSPSIFAALLDVERGGYFQLAPEQPDISCKQLYYPDTAVLVTRFMSPDGVGEVVDYMPPDRTGTATDRHTLVRVVRVVRGTVGFTLRCRPRFDYGRAEHELDLGPDGALFRAPGISAHLQSTFPLERDGRDVRGTVTLKAGEIGSVVFTVCDPGGEAPPPLTVEGITARSWDVVHFWKAWLRTSRYRGRWPELVHRSAITLKLLIYAPTGAMVAAPTMGLPEQVGGERNWDYRYTWIRDGSLSVRALMDLGFVEEAAAFVHWLVARLHEREGKGGEPLQTMYRVDGDPNLPEQTLTHFEGYQGSYPVRAGNGAADQLQLDIYGEAVYALSQGREISQHATYSGWKALTRTLDWLADAWDRPDEGIWETRGGRKDFTYSRVMTWAAFDHGLRLADVFRRPADTVRWTRTRDAIFEQIMERGWSESEKAFVQQYGGDVLDASLLLMPRVGFIAPKDPAWLSTLDAMDRTLVSDSLVYRYDPAASPDGLRGSEGTFSLCTFLYVDATARAGRLSLARYAFEKMQTYANHVGLFAEEIGPSGEQLGNFPQAFTHLSLIMAATTLDAALDLEEGR; via the coding sequence ATGGACGAACGCTATCCGCCGATCGCCGAGCACGGGCTGGTCGGCGATCTGCAGACTGCCGCGCTCGTCTCGTCCCGGGGTGTCATCGACTGGTTCGCCGCTCCCCGGTTCGACTCACCCAGCATCTTCGCGGCGCTGCTCGACGTCGAGCGCGGGGGGTATTTCCAGCTGGCTCCGGAGCAGCCCGACATCAGTTGCAAGCAGCTCTACTACCCCGACACGGCGGTCCTGGTGACCCGGTTCATGTCGCCGGACGGGGTGGGCGAAGTGGTCGACTACATGCCTCCCGACCGGACGGGTACCGCCACCGACCGGCACACCCTGGTCCGTGTGGTGCGGGTCGTGCGTGGGACCGTCGGTTTCACGCTCCGGTGCCGGCCACGTTTCGACTACGGCCGGGCCGAGCACGAGCTCGACCTCGGTCCCGACGGCGCCCTCTTCCGGGCCCCTGGCATCAGCGCCCACCTGCAGAGCACCTTCCCACTGGAGCGCGACGGCCGAGACGTTCGGGGCACGGTGACCCTGAAGGCGGGCGAGATCGGCAGCGTCGTGTTCACCGTCTGCGATCCGGGCGGCGAGGCTCCCCCGCCCCTGACCGTCGAGGGGATCACCGCACGGTCCTGGGACGTCGTCCACTTCTGGAAGGCGTGGCTGCGCACCTCGCGCTACCGGGGCCGGTGGCCCGAGCTCGTACACCGCTCGGCCATCACCCTGAAGCTGCTCATCTACGCCCCCACCGGAGCCATGGTCGCTGCGCCGACCATGGGGCTGCCGGAACAGGTCGGCGGAGAGCGCAACTGGGACTACCGGTACACCTGGATCCGCGACGGTTCGCTGTCCGTGCGTGCCCTGATGGACCTCGGGTTCGTCGAGGAGGCGGCCGCGTTCGTCCACTGGCTGGTCGCCCGGCTGCACGAGCGCGAGGGGAAGGGCGGGGAGCCGCTGCAGACCATGTACCGGGTGGACGGTGACCCGAACCTGCCCGAGCAGACCCTGACGCACTTCGAGGGGTATCAGGGCTCGTACCCCGTCCGTGCGGGCAACGGCGCGGCCGACCAGCTCCAGCTGGACATCTACGGCGAGGCCGTCTACGCACTGTCGCAGGGCCGCGAGATCAGCCAGCACGCCACCTACTCGGGCTGGAAGGCACTCACCAGGACGCTCGACTGGCTCGCGGACGCCTGGGACCGGCCGGACGAAGGCATCTGGGAGACCCGTGGCGGCCGCAAGGACTTCACGTACAGCCGGGTGATGACATGGGCCGCCTTCGACCACGGGCTTCGCCTGGCGGACGTCTTCCGCAGGCCTGCCGACACCGTCAGGTGGACGAGGACCAGGGACGCCATCTTCGAGCAGATCATGGAGCGTGGCTGGAGCGAGTCGGAGAAGGCCTTCGTCCAGCAGTACGGCGGCGACGTGCTGGACGCCTCGCTGCTGTTGATGCCGAGAGTCGGCTTCATCGCCCCCAAGGACCCGGCCTGGCTGTCCACGCTGGACGCCATGGACCGCACACTCGTCTCGGACAGCCTCGTCTACCGCTACGACCCGGCGGCCTCACCCGACGGGCTGCGCGGCTCCGAGGGCACGTTCAGTCTCTGCACCTTCCTGTACGTCGACGCGACGGCTCGCGCGGGCCGGCTGTCGCTGGCGAGGTACGCCTTCGAGAAGATGCAGACCTACGCCAACCACGTCGGGCTCTTCGCCGAGGAGATCGGCCCGAGCGGGGAACAACTGGGCAACTTCCCGCAGGCGTTCACCCACCTGTCCCTGATCATGGCCGCCACCACGCTCGACGCGGCGCTCGACCTGGAGGAGGGCCGCTGA
- a CDS encoding aldose 1-epimerase family protein, whose product MHESRTGRQLTLRHGDRSAVVVELGAALRHYAVGDRIVLDGFARDDRITGGRGQILVPWPNRIQDGRYHWDGQDQQLPLTEPENGNAIHGLLRWTSWRIVEAQDDRAVLDVSLWPQPGYPFHLRVRAEYTLDDDGLGVAVVARNLGENAAPYGVGQHPYLTVGTGTVDDALLTVPARTRLRTGERGLPVAAEPVQGTPYDFRTPRTIGTQRLDTPFGDLDRDARGRAVVSLAHSSGAWGTDVWLGEGADHVQLYTGDTLPEGERRRSVAIEPMSCPPDAFRSGTGLVTLGPGEEHTVRWGITPWQE is encoded by the coding sequence GTGCACGAGAGCCGGACCGGACGACAGCTGACTCTCCGCCATGGGGACCGGAGCGCGGTCGTCGTCGAACTCGGAGCGGCCCTACGCCATTACGCCGTCGGCGACCGGATCGTACTCGACGGATTCGCCCGGGACGACCGGATCACCGGCGGGCGCGGTCAGATCCTCGTGCCGTGGCCCAACCGGATTCAGGACGGCCGCTACCACTGGGACGGGCAGGACCAGCAACTGCCGCTGACCGAACCGGAGAACGGCAACGCAATCCACGGCCTGCTCCGCTGGACATCGTGGCGGATCGTCGAGGCGCAGGACGACCGGGCGGTGCTCGATGTCTCCCTGTGGCCCCAGCCCGGCTATCCCTTCCACCTCCGGGTCCGCGCCGAGTACACCCTGGACGACGACGGCCTCGGTGTGGCCGTCGTCGCACGCAACCTCGGTGAGAACGCCGCACCCTACGGGGTCGGCCAGCACCCCTACCTCACGGTCGGCACCGGGACCGTGGACGACGCGCTGCTGACCGTACCGGCGCGGACGCGACTGCGCACCGGCGAGCGGGGGCTGCCGGTCGCTGCCGAACCGGTCCAGGGCACTCCCTACGACTTCCGTACGCCTCGAACCATCGGGACCCAGCGGCTGGACACCCCGTTCGGCGACCTCGACCGGGATGCGCGCGGGCGGGCCGTGGTGAGCCTCGCCCATTCGTCCGGCGCATGGGGTACCGACGTATGGCTCGGCGAGGGCGCCGATCACGTCCAGCTGTACACCGGTGACACCCTGCCCGAAGGGGAGCGGCGCCGCTCCGTCGCCATCGAGCCGATGTCGTGCCCGCCGGACGCGTTCCGCAGTGGCACGGGACTTGTCACTCTGGGGCCCGGTGAGGAGCACACGGTCCGCTGGGGGATCACCCCGTGGCAGGAATGA
- a CDS encoding cation:proton antiporter, with the protein MTTDQVLMGVGLTLVLAVGSQILAGRLRIPALIVLLPVGFAAGAVVDELDPQRLLGPAFSPLVSLAVAVILYDAGLGLDLRKLKGHTRRVVIRLIWIGVLITWVLGTLLAIPLLGMDRRAAVMLGAILVVSGPTVVGPLLSFVRPKERPQHILVWEGSLIDPVGGILGALVFHLVEASTGRHVGSGALNFLGSVGVGMAGGIVGTALLWVLFRRLLPGEILGTTAQLAAVIAVAAFCDVVREDSGLIAAVMMGLAVANLPRFDVPARRPFFETLVSLILGLLFISISATVTPQSLRHVVLPALGLTVVLVLVVRPLVAIMSTLGTDLTRGERGFIGWMAPRGIVAAATASTFSATLVAKGIGGASKILPTTFVVIVATVTLYGLTASAVAGRLGVVRPSRSRPLLVGGEPWVVDLGRALRAAGLQVLMWAGLEQQRERIGQAGLELAPGELLAAATGEGAELEGITAVFLLTAEDDFNALAATVLRGSVEGSVHRVGSPRESVGVVAPFIGGEVLFGTELTGVALTRRYEDGASIVTRPADQAAPAGWDMLFLVRGDGRLDPVTEADRPLPGPGDLAVLLAPADHPAVPPAPGQS; encoded by the coding sequence ATGACGACGGATCAGGTCCTCATGGGCGTGGGGCTGACCCTGGTCCTCGCCGTCGGATCGCAGATCCTGGCAGGGCGGCTGCGTATCCCGGCGCTCATCGTGCTGCTGCCGGTCGGGTTCGCCGCCGGCGCGGTGGTGGACGAGCTCGACCCGCAGCGGCTGCTGGGGCCGGCGTTCTCCCCTCTCGTGTCGCTCGCCGTCGCGGTGATCCTCTACGACGCGGGCCTCGGGCTCGATCTCAGGAAGCTGAAGGGGCATACCCGCCGTGTCGTCATCAGGCTGATCTGGATCGGGGTCCTGATCACCTGGGTGCTCGGCACGCTCCTCGCCATACCGCTGCTGGGCATGGACCGGCGGGCGGCCGTCATGCTGGGCGCGATCCTGGTGGTCTCCGGACCGACCGTGGTCGGGCCGCTGCTCAGCTTCGTCCGGCCGAAGGAGCGGCCGCAGCACATCCTGGTCTGGGAGGGCTCCCTCATCGACCCGGTCGGCGGCATCCTGGGAGCGCTCGTCTTCCATCTCGTCGAGGCGAGCACCGGTCGTCACGTCGGCAGCGGAGCGCTGAACTTCCTCGGCAGCGTCGGTGTCGGGATGGCGGGCGGCATCGTCGGAACCGCGCTGCTGTGGGTGCTGTTCCGCCGGCTCCTGCCCGGCGAGATCCTCGGGACCACGGCCCAGCTCGCCGCGGTGATCGCGGTGGCGGCCTTCTGCGACGTCGTCCGCGAGGACTCCGGACTCATCGCCGCCGTGATGATGGGCCTGGCCGTCGCCAACCTTCCGCGTTTCGACGTCCCGGCACGCCGGCCCTTCTTCGAGACATTGGTCAGTCTGATTCTCGGCCTGCTCTTCATCTCCATCTCGGCCACCGTCACCCCGCAGTCGCTGCGGCACGTGGTGCTTCCCGCGCTGGGCCTCACCGTTGTCCTCGTGCTCGTGGTCAGGCCGCTGGTGGCCATCATGTCGACGCTCGGCACGGACCTGACCAGGGGTGAGCGGGGCTTCATCGGCTGGATGGCACCGCGCGGCATCGTCGCGGCGGCGACCGCCTCGACGTTCTCCGCCACCCTGGTCGCGAAGGGGATCGGCGGCGCTTCGAAGATTCTGCCCACCACCTTCGTCGTCATCGTGGCCACGGTGACGCTGTACGGGCTGACGGCATCGGCGGTCGCCGGGCGCCTGGGCGTCGTCAGGCCGTCCCGCTCACGTCCGCTGCTGGTCGGCGGCGAGCCCTGGGTGGTGGACCTCGGGCGGGCTTTGAGAGCGGCGGGGCTGCAGGTACTGATGTGGGCCGGCCTGGAGCAGCAGCGTGAGCGCATCGGACAGGCGGGACTCGAACTGGCCCCGGGGGAGCTGCTGGCTGCCGCCACCGGGGAGGGCGCCGAGCTGGAGGGCATCACGGCGGTGTTCCTCCTGACCGCCGAGGACGATTTCAACGCGCTGGCGGCCACCGTCCTGCGCGGCAGCGTCGAGGGATCCGTCCATCGCGTCGGTTCTCCGCGCGAGAGCGTCGGTGTGGTGGCCCCGTTCATCGGTGGCGAGGTCCTGTTCGGTACGGAGCTGACCGGGGTGGCTCTGACCCGGAGGTACGAGGACGGGGCGTCCATCGTGACAAGGCCCGCAGATCAGGCCGCACCGGCCGGCTGGGACATGCTGTTCCTGGTCCGGGGCGACGGCCGACTCGATCCGGTCACCGAGGCCGACCGTCCGCTGCCCGGACCGGGTGACCTGGCCGTCCTCCTGGCTCCCGCCGATCACCCCGCCGTGCCGCCCGCTCCGGGACAGTCGTGA
- a CDS encoding M20/M25/M40 family metallo-hydrolase — MSETNTVGGPSGEDEVVDLCRELIRIDTSNYGDHSGPGERAAAEYIAEQLAEVGLEPKIFESHKGRASTVARIEGEDPSRPALLIHGHTDVVPANAQDWTHDPFSGEIADGCVWGRGAVDMKDMDAMTLAVVRDRMRSGRKPPRDIVLAFLADEEAGGTYGARYLVDKHPDLFDGVSEAIGEVGGFSFTVNEKLRLYLVETAQKGMHWMKLTVDGTAGHGSMTNNDNAITELCEAVGRLGRHKWPVRVTKTVRSFLDELSDALGTPLDPEDMDATLAKLGGIAKMIGATLRNSAAPTMLGAGYKVNVIPGQAVAHVDGRFLPGFEDEFLADLDRVLGPRVRREDVHGDKALETSFDGSLVDAMQIALKAEDPIARAVPYMLSGGTDAKSFDDLGIRCFGFAPLKLPPELDFAGMFHGVDERVPVDGLKFGVRVLDRFIDNC, encoded by the coding sequence GTGAGCGAGACGAACACGGTCGGCGGCCCGTCCGGCGAGGACGAGGTCGTGGATCTCTGCCGCGAGCTGATCCGGATCGACACCAGCAACTACGGAGACCACTCGGGCCCGGGTGAACGCGCGGCCGCCGAGTACATCGCCGAGCAGCTCGCCGAGGTCGGCCTCGAACCGAAGATCTTCGAATCCCACAAGGGCCGTGCCTCGACCGTTGCCCGGATCGAGGGCGAGGACCCGTCGAGGCCCGCGCTGCTCATCCACGGGCACACCGACGTCGTGCCGGCCAATGCCCAGGACTGGACGCACGACCCGTTCTCGGGCGAGATCGCGGACGGTTGCGTGTGGGGGCGCGGCGCGGTCGACATGAAGGACATGGACGCGATGACCCTCGCGGTCGTCCGCGACCGGATGCGCAGCGGCCGCAAGCCCCCGCGCGACATCGTGCTGGCATTCCTGGCCGACGAGGAGGCCGGTGGTACGTACGGTGCGCGGTATCTCGTCGACAAGCACCCGGACCTCTTCGACGGCGTCAGCGAGGCGATCGGTGAGGTCGGTGGCTTCTCCTTCACGGTCAACGAGAAGCTGCGGCTCTATCTCGTCGAGACGGCCCAGAAGGGCATGCACTGGATGAAGCTCACCGTGGACGGCACCGCCGGGCACGGCTCGATGACCAACAACGACAACGCGATCACCGAGCTCTGCGAGGCCGTCGGGCGGCTCGGACGGCACAAGTGGCCGGTCAGGGTGACCAAGACCGTACGGTCCTTCCTCGACGAGCTGTCCGACGCCCTCGGCACCCCGCTCGACCCGGAGGACATGGACGCCACGCTCGCCAAGCTGGGCGGCATCGCCAAGATGATCGGCGCCACCCTGCGCAACTCGGCCGCCCCGACCATGCTGGGCGCCGGGTACAAGGTGAACGTGATCCCCGGCCAGGCCGTCGCCCATGTCGACGGCCGCTTCCTGCCCGGCTTCGAGGACGAGTTCCTGGCCGACCTGGACCGGGTCCTCGGCCCGCGGGTGAGGCGTGAGGACGTGCACGGCGACAAGGCGCTGGAGACCAGCTTCGACGGCTCCCTGGTCGACGCGATGCAGATCGCGCTGAAGGCGGAGGACCCGATCGCCCGCGCCGTCCCGTACATGCTCTCCGGCGGCACCGACGCCAAGTCCTTCGACGACCTCGGCATCCGCTGCTTCGGATTCGCGCCGCTGAAGCTGCCGCCGGAGCTCGACTTCGCGGGCATGTTCCACGGTGTGGACGAGCGAGTACCGGTCGACGGCCTGAAATTCGGCGTGCGGGTGCTCGACCGTTTCATCGACAACTGCTGA
- the chpH gene encoding chaplin ChpH, translating to MIKKVVAAAAVTGGLVLAGAGMAVADSGAQGAAVGSPGVISGNTIQVPVHVPVNVCGNTISVIGLLNPAFGNGCVNG from the coding sequence ATGATCAAGAAGGTCGTCGCTGCTGCGGCAGTCACTGGCGGTCTGGTGCTCGCGGGTGCGGGCATGGCCGTCGCCGACTCGGGCGCGCAGGGTGCCGCTGTCGGGAGCCCCGGTGTGATCTCGGGCAACACGATCCAGGTTCCCGTGCACGTGCCGGTGAACGTGTGCGGCAACACGATCTCCGTGATCGGGCTGCTCAACCCCGCCTTCGGCAACGGCTGCGTCAACGGCTGA
- a CDS encoding chaplin, with the protein MRQVTRKGLITMAAAGGVLALSGGYAHADAGATGDASNSPGVLSGNSVEIPVHVPVNACGNSVSVVGLLNPAAGNACESGSGSGSGSATSSRHGSAAPASDSRASNHRAQDTSAVDLGPGTGKHRAVGSGSRDGAFAEGYTQGSPGILSGNTVQAPIDIPVNACGNSITIGGLLSPSSGNSCENDPDVAPPPVTRVTPGKPTPMGLTGFGLHPNAPAPQAVELAHTGAGGLDLLVPASAGLLLAGAGTVLYRRSRMSA; encoded by the coding sequence ATGCGACAGGTCACGCGTAAAGGCCTGATCACCATGGCGGCAGCGGGCGGAGTGCTCGCGCTGAGTGGTGGCTATGCGCACGCCGACGCAGGAGCGACCGGCGATGCATCGAATTCCCCGGGGGTGCTGTCAGGGAATTCGGTCGAGATCCCGGTCCACGTACCGGTCAACGCATGCGGTAACTCCGTGAGTGTCGTCGGACTGCTCAACCCCGCGGCCGGAAACGCTTGCGAAAGCGGTTCGGGAAGCGGTTCGGGAAGCGCGACTTCGAGCCGACACGGTTCGGCCGCCCCCGCGTCGGACAGCCGGGCATCGAACCACAGGGCCCAGGACACGTCGGCAGTCGACCTCGGGCCGGGAACCGGCAAGCACCGGGCCGTCGGCAGCGGCAGCAGGGACGGGGCGTTCGCTGAGGGGTACACGCAGGGCTCGCCCGGCATCCTCTCGGGCAACACCGTCCAGGCGCCCATCGACATCCCCGTGAACGCCTGCGGGAACAGCATCACCATCGGCGGACTCCTCAGCCCGTCCTCCGGCAACAGCTGCGAGAACGACCCGGACGTCGCACCACCGCCGGTCACGCGTGTCACCCCGGGCAAGCCCACCCCGATGGGGCTCACGGGGTTCGGGCTGCACCCGAACGCACCCGCGCCCCAGGCGGTCGAGCTCGCACACACCGGAGCGGGCGGGCTCGACCTGCTCGTCCCGGCGAGTGCGGGCCTGCTGCTGGCGGGCGCGGGTACGGTGCTGTACCGCCGCTCCCGCATGTCCGCGTAG
- a CDS encoding DUF5703 family protein: protein MPEYEFVDVYVPRGVSRKETARLLTDHAEYGHWELDRLTLRRDGSRRVRLRRRIIRQLRATW from the coding sequence ATGCCGGAATACGAATTTGTCGACGTGTACGTGCCGCGCGGGGTGTCCCGGAAGGAGACGGCCCGCCTGCTGACCGACCATGCCGAGTACGGGCACTGGGAGTTGGACCGACTGACGCTGCGCCGTGACGGCAGCCGCAGGGTGCGGCTGCGCCGACGGATCATCCGCCAGCTACGGGCCACCTGGTAA
- a CDS encoding ATP-dependent DNA helicase, with protein MTALPRGETPGPSAAADDDTVVADTAAAAPDPSAEDVGGDAGGAATEPEAEEKDGTDAAGAADSTDAADGEAAAALSEAEAELAAQRELRERIEKRKAEKGGPIAAGAKLSGPAADLLAAVRAVESGEKPGAAFFDAPAPTPRRVAPAPAPVRPRAPEPVRTPQGASAEAVAAVSAVLAEGGAPEALAGPAAQTLGAQAADVLREDPWQLLAVAGVRPEQADGFARALLGAGCGPDDERRTAALVGWLLERAALQGHTALDASAVRAALAERAVTDPEAAVQHAVAEGVVLVFQEGPDELDDEGAEELAESGEQAEDSAGQEPPQVLLGLDRYALAEESLADGLARLVNACEKDADWSEAAAAAGSPSAAELIRTVAAGGLVAHTGGEAARAEPAALITTARSLGLRAVGATHSVDGRRRLAEALDDPSVAVTLAGLLSGAEGPGRDEEGAIAVDLLVVLDAPQLDVETAAILVESLADGTRLVLSGDPGVLGSAGAGRVFADVLAARACPQVVSRTPDPGPIGELVSGIGIGELNQVEAPGKEVVIVPVHDAGEAVHRTVQLVADSVPRAIGVPSADTQVITVGHGGPAGTRALNAALKQRLNAGPGRFGGFDPGDRVVHIPTPGRTVPGVVVSADAEGLHLDCAGTPVVVPQERVESSVRHGWALSAHQAAGMRWPAVVVVLPGDAAQGLSRAWVYTAFSRGERHLSVVHGVDQALPRAVAQSPSQDRTTRLRALLEALPTATV; from the coding sequence GTGACTGCGCTTCCCCGGGGGGAAACCCCCGGCCCCTCGGCCGCCGCCGACGACGACACCGTTGTCGCGGACACCGCTGCCGCCGCACCCGACCCGTCCGCCGAGGACGTGGGAGGCGACGCGGGCGGGGCGGCCACGGAACCCGAGGCGGAGGAGAAGGACGGGACGGACGCGGCCGGCGCAGCGGACTCCACCGACGCGGCCGACGGCGAGGCGGCCGCCGCGCTCTCCGAGGCCGAGGCCGAGCTCGCTGCCCAGCGTGAGTTGCGGGAGCGGATCGAGAAGCGCAAGGCCGAGAAGGGCGGTCCCATCGCGGCCGGCGCCAAGCTGAGCGGACCGGCCGCCGATCTCCTGGCGGCGGTGCGCGCCGTGGAGAGCGGCGAGAAGCCCGGTGCGGCGTTCTTCGACGCACCCGCGCCCACCCCCCGCCGGGTCGCTCCCGCACCCGCACCGGTACGCCCCCGTGCACCCGAGCCGGTCCGGACGCCGCAGGGCGCCTCCGCGGAGGCCGTGGCCGCGGTGTCGGCCGTGCTGGCCGAGGGCGGGGCGCCGGAGGCTCTGGCGGGCCCGGCGGCACAGACACTCGGCGCTCAGGCGGCCGACGTGCTGCGTGAGGACCCGTGGCAGCTGCTGGCCGTCGCCGGCGTCCGGCCCGAGCAGGCCGACGGCTTCGCGCGGGCGCTGCTGGGCGCCGGCTGCGGTCCGGACGACGAGCGGCGGACGGCGGCGCTGGTCGGCTGGCTGCTGGAGCGCGCCGCGCTGCAGGGGCATACCGCGCTGGACGCCTCTGCGGTGCGGGCCGCGCTCGCCGAGCGTGCGGTGACCGACCCCGAGGCAGCCGTGCAGCACGCTGTCGCCGAGGGCGTCGTGCTGGTCTTCCAGGAGGGTCCGGACGAGCTGGACGACGAGGGGGCGGAGGAGCTCGCGGAATCCGGCGAGCAGGCCGAGGACAGCGCCGGGCAGGAGCCGCCGCAGGTGCTGCTCGGCCTCGACCGGTACGCGCTCGCCGAGGAGAGTCTCGCCGACGGTCTGGCGCGGCTGGTCAACGCCTGTGAGAAGGATGCCGACTGGTCGGAGGCGGCCGCGGCCGCCGGTTCCCCCTCGGCGGCCGAGCTGATCCGCACCGTCGCGGCCGGTGGTCTCGTCGCGCACACCGGCGGCGAGGCGGCCAGGGCCGAACCCGCCGCGCTGATCACCACCGCCCGCTCCCTCGGGCTGCGGGCCGTCGGCGCCACCCACAGCGTGGACGGCCGGCGGCGGCTGGCCGAGGCGCTCGACGACCCGTCGGTGGCCGTCACCCTCGCCGGGCTGCTGTCCGGTGCGGAGGGCCCCGGCCGGGACGAGGAGGGGGCGATCGCCGTCGACCTGCTGGTCGTGCTGGACGCCCCGCAGCTGGATGTCGAGACGGCCGCGATCCTGGTGGAGTCCCTCGCCGACGGCACCCGGCTGGTGCTGAGCGGCGATCCGGGGGTGCTGGGCTCGGCGGGTGCGGGCCGGGTGTTCGCGGATGTGCTGGCCGCCCGCGCGTGCCCGCAGGTGGTCTCCCGTACGCCGGATCCCGGTCCGATCGGCGAGCTGGTCTCCGGGATCGGCATCGGCGAGCTGAACCAGGTGGAAGCGCCCGGCAAGGAAGTGGTGATCGTCCCCGTGCACGACGCGGGCGAGGCGGTGCACCGCACCGTGCAGCTGGTCGCCGACTCGGTGCCGCGCGCCATCGGCGTACCGTCGGCGGACACGCAGGTGATCACCGTCGGGCACGGCGGCCCGGCGGGCACCCGGGCACTCAACGCAGCGCTCAAGCAGCGGCTGAACGCCGGTCCCGGACGGTTCGGCGGCTTCGACCCGGGCGACCGGGTCGTGCACATCCCGACGCCCGGCAGGACGGTCCCCGGCGTGGTCGTCTCGGCCGACGCCGAGGGCCTGCATCTGGACTGCGCGGGCACGCCGGTCGTCGTACCGCAGGAGCGGGTGGAGTCGTCGGTACGCCACGGCTGGGCCCTCAGCGCCCACCAGGCGGCCGGGATGCGGTGGCCGGCGGTGGTCGTCGTGCTGCCCGGTGACGCCGCACAGGGGCTGAGCCGGGCGTGGGTGTACACCGCGTTCAGCCGTGGGGAGCGGCATCTGTCCGTGGTGCACGGGGTGGACCAGGCGCTGCCGCGCGCGGTGGCCCAGTCCCCGTCCCAGGACCGCACGACCCGGCTGCGCGCCCTGCTGGAGGCACTGCCGACGGCCACCGTCTAG
- a CDS encoding aldo/keto reductase has translation MEQRHLGRTGLRVSRIGLGTLTWGRDTDEHDAAEQLKAFWEAGGTLVDTADVYGGGEAEYLLGRLVEGLVPRHDLVIATKAGSVADPYRRFNGSRGHLLAALDASLERLGTDYVDLWQVHAFDPVTPLEETLQAVDLAVSTGRARYAGVSNFCGWQLAKAATWQLASPGVRTRLASTQMEYSLLQRGVEREVLPAALDLGVGLLPSSPLGRGVLTGKYRTGTPADSRGASEVLAPFVEPYLDDPASRIVDAVATAADGLATTTLQVALAWVRDRPGVVAPIVGARNAQQLTEALSVEALSLPDEICQALDDVSAPVHRYPDQDWSTL, from the coding sequence ATGGAGCAGAGGCATCTCGGCCGCACCGGCCTTCGAGTGTCCCGGATCGGGCTCGGCACCCTCACCTGGGGCCGGGACACCGACGAGCACGACGCAGCCGAACAGCTGAAGGCCTTCTGGGAGGCGGGCGGCACGCTGGTCGACACAGCCGATGTGTACGGCGGTGGCGAGGCCGAGTATCTGCTGGGGCGGCTCGTCGAGGGGCTGGTGCCGCGGCACGATCTGGTGATCGCCACCAAAGCGGGCAGCGTGGCCGATCCGTACCGCCGTTTCAACGGCTCGCGCGGGCATCTGCTGGCCGCGCTGGACGCCTCGCTGGAGCGGCTCGGTACGGATTACGTGGACTTGTGGCAGGTACACGCCTTCGACCCGGTGACTCCGCTGGAGGAGACCCTTCAGGCGGTGGACCTGGCCGTGTCCACCGGCCGCGCCCGGTACGCGGGGGTGTCCAACTTCTGTGGCTGGCAGCTGGCCAAGGCGGCGACCTGGCAACTCGCCTCGCCCGGAGTGCGCACCCGGCTGGCCAGTACGCAGATGGAGTACTCACTGCTGCAGCGGGGCGTGGAGCGCGAGGTGCTGCCGGCCGCGCTCGATCTGGGCGTGGGGCTGCTGCCGTCGTCCCCGCTGGGCCGCGGGGTGCTGACCGGCAAGTACCGGACGGGCACCCCGGCGGACTCGCGCGGCGCCTCGGAGGTGCTGGCCCCGTTCGTCGAGCCGTATCTCGACGACCCGGCGAGCCGCATCGTGGACGCGGTGGCCACGGCGGCCGACGGACTGGCCACGACGACGCTGCAGGTGGCGCTCGCCTGGGTCCGGGACCGGCCGGGAGTGGTGGCCCCGATCGTCGGCGCGCGCAACGCGCAGCAGCTCACGGAGGCATTGTCAGTGGAGGCGCTTAGTCTTCCTGACGAGATCTGCCAGGCGCTCGACGATGTGTCGGCGCCCGTGCACCGCTATCCCGACCAGGACTGGAGCACGCTGTGA